The following nucleotide sequence is from Sulfurospirillum arsenophilum NBRC 109478.
GCTAAGTCTTTTGCATTCAATTTGCCAGCTTCAATATTAACAGCCCCTTTAATGTGACCATTTGCAAATTCCCCTGCCGTTCGAACATCTATAACTGCTACATTTACAGGGATTTTATCGCTAAGTATCAATGCTTTATACCACTCACCATCAACACTTCCTTCATCTTCGCCTAGTTTAACACCCTCTACAAAAGCATCTTTTTTAGGACTTGAAGCTACTTCTGATTTCTTTACACCACCCGCAGTTGTTTGAAGACCTGCTTCTTTCCACTCTGGGTATCCACCTGCGTAGACACTCATTTTCTGGTAACCAAACTCTTGCAATTTTTTTGCTAAATTATGCGATTTAGCACAACTATACCCCTCACAAAATGCCACAATAGGAGTCATTTTATCAGCAGGCAAACGACCTTTAAGTTTATCGACTTCTTCATCACTCATGTAGAGCGCACCCGGAATAGTTCCAGCCATATACTTAGCATACGGTCTTGCATCCATCAACACAGCACTATTGTTTTTGAAAATATTTTGTACAACAGGAAGACCAATTTCTGGATAGTTTTTGCTGATCCACTCTGGTTCACCCGCCTGGTAAAGTTTTACGTTCGTAAAGCCTTTACTTTTAAGATGGTCTGCAACAATAGGGCTTTTTTCACAGTCCCAACCACCGCAGAAAACGATAATCTCTTTATCTTTTGCCACCTTATCAAGCTGACCGATAAATTTATCAATTTGTGTATCAGGAATATTGATACTCGAAGGAATCGTACTGGCTAAATATTTTGGATTAGGGCGAGCATCAATTAAGAGTGCTTTTGCCCCCTCTCTCGTTCCATTGCCGATCGCCGCTTTAACATAGGCATAATCCACATTCTCTAATTTAAACTTTTCCATCAAGCTCTTAACATGCGCTGTTGGCTCTGTTAACACTTTAGCACTTGGTGTTGCACTTGCTTCTGGTTGTGTGGTACAACCACTCAGTAACAATCCAGCAACAACGATACTACTTGCAAAAACTTTTAATTTCATCTTTTCTCCTTTAGGGATTTTGATACTTTAATGATTACTTGATTCATCCAAATTAAAAACTTTATCCGCAATATAATACAAAAAGAGAGCAAGTCCGATGCCACCAAATCCTATTGCAAACTCAGCTGCGGAGGGGAAATACTCCACAAATGTTGGAGCTACTTGATATTCTGCACGTTTGAGCGTTGTCATAGGATAAAGCAATGTGTCATGCACTAAGTCATAACGCATAAAGAAAATACCCACCATACCTGTAATAGAGGCATAAACGGTTGCTTTAATCGCCTTTGCATTGCTCGCTAAAATAATGACAAACGGTATTAACATACCTAAAATCAACTCACCAAACCAAAAATTAGGGTGTTTGATTGCGTGTAAAATTGTTGCAGCACGCTCTGGCATATCACCATACAATGCTGTTAAAATTTTCCACGCTTCAAAGAAAATAAGAACGGCTAAAAGCATCCCCAAAACCTTCGAAAGCTTGACAAGCATTATAACAATTTTTTCAGGGAAGTTCATTTTGTACCTAAAGCCATACATTAAGAAAACCAAGTAACATCCTGTAATCATCGCGGAGAGGATAAAATAAACAGGATAAAAAACACCGTTTGCTGAAGGACGTGAGACCAAAAAGCCAAAAACGGCTCCAAGGTTAGAGTGTGCTGCAAGACCAACCAACAATCCACAAATACCAAAGATCTTTGAGAATGTATGATTAACCTTAATGGCTAGAAAGAAAAATTCCAAACAAATAAAGGTGAGATAAAGACCATACAACGTTCCCATCCACCAAATAGCAGAGCTAAGTCCTGGCGTTAAGACGTTGTAAATGAGCATAGTCATTGGATGGCCTATCTCTAAACCAATAACCGCGAAACCTGAACTGATCGTAATAATTGCGCCGGCAATGGCACGTTTACCGATTTGTTGAAACTCTGGGATTCCAAAAACATGACCGATAGAAGAGATAATACAAAGACCTGTGCTGGATACAACAAAGAAGACATACATCGCAATGAGTAAACCCCATGGATGTTGTCGTGTTACATTGTAAACATGGTGCCCGTGTAAGATATATGCAACCGCACCTGCCATAAAAGCTGCAAGAAGTGCAACGGTTGTAAATGCCATCACTACATTAAGGGGTGTTTTTTCAAAATTAAAGAGTTTTTTCAAAGAAAGTGTTTGCATTATAAACTCCTACAATATATAAAATAGTTTTGGTTTAGTACCCAAGTGTTCTTTCACTTGACGGTACTCTTTGTTAGCAAGCAATACAGAAATCTCGCTGTTTGGATCGTCCAAATCACCAAACACCCTCACTTTTGTTGGGCAGGTTGCTTGACATGCTGTGGTTGTTTCACCATTAGCCAGTCTTGTATCTGAACAGAAGGTACATTTATCGACCGTATTAGTTCGAGTATCCACATAACGTGCATCATACGGACAGGCGTTGATACAATAAGTACACAAGATACATTTCGTAGGATCAACCATCACCATACCGCCTTCACCATAATACGTTGCATTGGTAGGGCATACTTGCTGGCATGGGGCATTGTCACAATGTTGACATTGGCTAGGATGATAGGTTTGGGAAGCAATAGAGATGTTTGGGAACTGACCCTCCGCCTCTTTAACTCCCACCCAAATTCGGTAATGATCTTGAAGGAGCAAAACGCCATTTTCTTCTTTACATGCACTTTCACATGCTCTACAATTAATACAATTTTTGTAGTTTAGTGCCATTCCATAACGTGCCATGATTAAACCTTTCTAATTTCTACAATTGTGTCGTGAAGACAGGTTGATCCGTGCATCGGTTCAATGCCATCTTCAATAATAGCAGCGTCATTACCGCCATTGTTGTATCCAAGGCTCAGAGCTTTTGAGTAAACGCCAAAACCATGGACAAAGAAGAGTGTATCTGGTCCAATTTTCTCTGTTGGATACGCTTTAATCGTTGTTTTGCCTACCTTGCTAGAAACTTCGAGTTTATCGCCAAACTTAATGCCTAGTTTTTCGGCTACGCGTCTGTTGATCCATGCGTAGTTTTGAGGTACGAGGTTAAGGAGCATTCGGTTATTTGCTGTTCCTGATTGGGTAAATTGTGCATGACGCCCTGTGATAAATCTAAATTTACCTGCTGGAATTGCCATTTCATATTCACTTTTCCATACAGGCATAGCATCAATCCCTTTTTTAGCAAGCGCTGGAACGGAACACTCTATTTTGCCTGATGGCGTTGAGAACTTGTTATTTTTCACCGAATAAGCACGTTTCGTTTCAGGATA
It contains:
- a CDS encoding rhodanese-like domain-containing protein translates to MKLKVFASSIVVAGLLLSGCTTQPEASATPSAKVLTEPTAHVKSLMEKFKLENVDYAYVKAAIGNGTREGAKALLIDARPNPKYLASTIPSSINIPDTQIDKFIGQLDKVAKDKEIIVFCGGWDCEKSPIVADHLKSKGFTNVKLYQAGEPEWISKNYPEIGLPVVQNIFKNNSAVLMDARPYAKYMAGTIPGALYMSDEEVDKLKGRLPADKMTPIVAFCEGYSCAKSHNLAKKLQEFGYQKMSVYAGGYPEWKEAGLQTTAGGVKKSEVASSPKKDAFVEGVKLGEDEGSVDGEWYKALILSDKIPVNVAVIDVRTAGEFANGHIKGAVNIEAGKLNAKDLAAKLPKGKVVIFNCSAGGRSMEAFLKLKDAKIDVSKILYFDANIKCEKTGKCDIKVNEPLG
- the nrfD gene encoding NrfD/PsrC family molybdoenzyme membrane anchor subunit; this translates as MQTLSLKKLFNFEKTPLNVVMAFTTVALLAAFMAGAVAYILHGHHVYNVTRQHPWGLLIAMYVFFVVSSTGLCIISSIGHVFGIPEFQQIGKRAIAGAIITISSGFAVIGLEIGHPMTMLIYNVLTPGLSSAIWWMGTLYGLYLTFICLEFFFLAIKVNHTFSKIFGICGLLVGLAAHSNLGAVFGFLVSRPSANGVFYPVYFILSAMITGCYLVFLMYGFRYKMNFPEKIVIMLVKLSKVLGMLLAVLIFFEAWKILTALYGDMPERAATILHAIKHPNFWFGELILGMLIPFVIILASNAKAIKATVYASITGMVGIFFMRYDLVHDTLLYPMTTLKRAEYQVAPTFVEYFPSAAEFAIGFGGIGLALFLYYIADKVFNLDESSNH
- a CDS encoding 4Fe-4S dicluster domain-containing protein → MARYGMALNYKNCINCRACESACKEENGVLLLQDHYRIWVGVKEAEGQFPNISIASQTYHPSQCQHCDNAPCQQVCPTNATYYGEGGMVMVDPTKCILCTYCINACPYDARYVDTRTNTVDKCTFCSDTRLANGETTTACQATCPTKVRVFGDLDDPNSEISVLLANKEYRQVKEHLGTKPKLFYIL